A window of Glycine soja cultivar W05 chromosome 13, ASM419377v2, whole genome shotgun sequence genomic DNA:
tcaatTGCATCATAATCACAATTGCAATTGTAATTAATAACCATTCTCCCAAAACCAAACAAAATGGCCATCTTGCATCAGTCAATATCGGTTTTCATATAAATCAATGTTCATTAAGTgattaatttctatattttgaaGTAGTATAATTTCTATATCATGACAGTTGACTCATTCACTTGAATTGGGCTTAAACCATATGTCATATGTAAACCTCTTGCCCAACACTAGGAGATCCATACTTTCTATgaacttaataaattaattatttgttcttttttctttttttctaaaaagaaaGTAGGGGGGCCAATTAAAGGTCCCCACTAATTATACAAGCTTAGCTTTCTATGAACTCGTCATATCCCGGCCACTGGTCTCTTGTTTAATTATGTCAGAATCAAAAACATTTCTTTCGTTCACAATTATATATGGCTTTTTACACgggtatttttcttttataaaaaatattcagatttttttcagtcatgtattcatttGAGGCAATGCGCTtaatttagaaaatgatttaaagCTTTTACTAACCATTTTGtaagatatataatattattcaaattttacctaaCATTAATTTAATGTTCTTGTCAACAATTTCAAAATCTGAAATAAAGCCTTCCAATATAGTCGAAGTAATTAGTAGTGGGGAAGATaacaacttttaaattataataaaacaacaaaataaaagagtaaGGACCACCATATTGAGTGTAGAAGCTGAAACCAATGAAAAGAGAATCCCAATATACATATTTGATAATCATGGAGAGAGACAGACTCAAGTGTCTTGAGCAACCATTTTCATACTGGAGCAACATATACTGGAGCAAGTCATGTAATCAAgcaaatgaattaattaaactcCTTAttataatactatatatatcaaccattttcatttttttttccaacacaaCAATTTTTAAACGAATTCAAATATTGTCATGATTCATGCCATTATATATCAGCATGTTCAAGTAATTCAGCTTGCCTGATTAAGAAAATATACAGAGGTATTTGATCCTATatcttcttctttcattttgcTTCTTGTCCCTGTGTGATTGGTGTTAGGGAGCTGGCTGGCGTTTATTCAAAACTTAGGATATACATAGTAGAGACTTAAATTACATTCAAATCAAACCATTAACAAATTTCAAACTATTTGTGCATCAATTTTAgataccatatatatatatatatatataaacgtaCCCATAAGAtctgtatatatattaatagttgaatttttcaaacaatttatatagcagagacaaaacaaaagactaattaatatcaattagtatataattttttttagtaatatatACTATTTGTCAACACTATGCACTTCTTTTTTTAGGTCTTAAAATTTAGTGAAAGAAATATAAGAAGTGATGATCCAAACTCATTTACATATTAAAGAATTATATTATTCCTTATGATGATGCAGTACACATTCGTTCAATTAAGTTTGTTGTACCATCCACtcaacaaaaatgaaataaaaacgcCGTTgacctttgtttgtttttttttttttttatcaagtccTAGAATCAATATAGTTTTATCTTGGAGACTAATGAATCCTGGAACATATATACTACTCTAATATATATACCCAGGTCAGGCTGGATGCAAGTCCTTCCTAGAATTTTAGGGATTAAAATCAtgatattaaatgaataataaatatatatcgtTTTCTTTTAAGGAGATAAATATATCTCGTttagtcattttaaaaaaaaaattattttaaaaggtgGATCTGTTACtccaaaaataacttaatttaaagCAGCCTTATTACAAGAATATATATACCTTAAACTAACGTTAATGATATGTTTTAGAGTCCAGAGTAACCCTAATTAAGGctgttcttttttaattttacaatacaTATGAGCCACCGCGCATCATTGAAACACGTTAACACattcataaatatataagtaCATTAGACAAGCAAGAGacattgaaaaagtaaaatctCATGAATCTGCAGTGTAGAAAATTAAAAGACCAAGTCTGCTTTTCCACTTACCAAATATTATAGCAgagaaagtaatatatatatatatatatatatatatatatatatatatatcttcatcATATCTATAATTAAAACCAAGCTAAGGAACTACGGCGGACAGATTTATACTTTTTGCATGTAGAATATACAGCACATATATTTAACCTTATGTTTATTGCACATGCTTATCATCCTGTAACCGTGTACAAAAGGCGCAGTaaggaaaaataagaaaatgcaaCGTATGTTGTCCCAAGTAACAGTGGTAGCTTGCAAGAAAACTCCTTAATGGAATGGAGTTTTCTAACTTATCCTTAGTAAAATAGGGTTAAACAACCTCAGAGTAGATGCATTAGTAAAAATTAGTCTGAACCATATATCCGCCGTATAGTCTGTGCCTTTCCCTAGCTGATAGCTCTAAGGGATTTATTTCAGAGGAATATTTAAGAGTTCCGTACACGGTTTCTGAACTTAATTAATCTGCTACTTTGGAATGTTTATAGTACAATCAGTTACTTTCCCAATGGAACTTTCCGAGGCACGTTCAACATGAATCCACCTTTCATATTAGATTTACATTCTTACAAACTaggttttcaaataaataagaattgGCTCTAACAGAAGGGATTAATCTCTCACAAAGTAGCAAATTAACAAGATTGTCTCTGAAAAAAGGATATACGTGgaggaaaaaaatacaaacacacACTTAAAAAGTAATgttctaaatatataatattcctCACACCAAAGTGTTGTATTTAAGAAATGgtaattaaatatcattaagGTATCTAGGGACAGGATTTATTAATAAGTCAAAATTTAGGATATGTGCTAGGAACAAACCCATTTAATGAGCTCTCATAATCTCATACAAAACCTGCTGAGACTTAACAGGATTAAACTCGATTAAAGACAATAGAAGAGGGTGGGCTAATTCCATTCCAATTATAATGTCAACATTCCTATGCTTTCCTAGCTAGCTTATTTAGGGCAACAGAGTATATATAGTGCATGCTTCACAATATGCAGCAGCAATTCAAAATTGATAATAAGCTTGTCTTCATCAATTCTTTTCATGAATGTGATCGAGTTCCGTATCCAAAAGCCACTGAATGTAGATCCTCCACTTCATGAAAACCCCATGTCCTCCTGTTTGTTTGCATGTCATAGGACATGGAGTAGTTATTAGAACTATCATCGAAGCTAGAGGAGTTGTTTCCTTCCATGGCTCCTGaagtttcataattaattcCAATAGGGTTTAGATCTTCCATGAGGGCATTGTTCCCATAATGTTGTGTTGATAAATTAGTACACATGTTAGGAAGAAATTCTGGCCCCAGGTTGGAATTTCCCACCTGATTAAACCAACTTTGAAGATCTTGAGGTAAAGCAGAAGaagatttttcaaataatttttcactAGGGTTTTCATTGATAGAGCCATCGAGACAACTCTGAGCAGCTTGTTCCTTGAGATAAGCTAGCTGTGCTTGTAAATTGACCACCTACACAAAGATGAAATTAAGCAAATGATTTTTATCCATACGAATTGAAAATAAGTATCAGAGTTTTATGATAATTCATACACTTAGTTTAACCAACTGAGTTCAATTCCTTGATAAATTAAGCAAAAGTGCATGCAcaatactaattaatttatagtaCAAAGTAAGCACATGCTGGCTAGCTAGGGCTTTCAATTTATATGCAAATTGTGAGAGGGAAATTAACAAACCTGTTGTTGGAGTGCAAAAATATGGGAGACACAGCCATAAATTGGATCCTGAAGTCTGGCTTGAGCTTCATATGAGATTGTGACTGCAGCTTCACAACGGTCACTCACAGGAAGGTGAGCAAGAAGCTTTGAGACATTGCTTGCACCAAAGACCTTATGAATGGCTGCAAAATGGGTAGCACCTTGCTCATGGCAAAAGTAAGGTGCAAAAACACAACCTCTCACACATTTTCTTCTCAAGAATTTGCAGGCTCCACAAGGAGATCCTGAACCAGTCATCTTGGCCTTTTCAATTGGAATTTGAGGATACCAATTTGGAATTGTTTCTGGCTCTACCAATTATCTCTTCAGCTTTGTGCTGATGATCATGATCATTTACCACCATCTTTATATACACCGGAGGAAGAGGAAGGGATATATTAGATTAaggaataaataataatgtaatgttCCCTTAATGGCCTAcattgttcattatttttttctgtacAAAACGCTGCCATCCCCTActctacatttttatttttatctctcgAAAATGAGATTCCATTCAGCATCCTTATACGACAAATGAGCTAGCGTTAACCAAACCCATTTTGTTTAATTGATCATTGGATCTATCTGCCGTTGTCCTTCTTTtctgattaataatataaatcgTTGCCTTATAATTAAGTGATAGCCGCAAGTGCATATTTATTGGACACTTATGCAATGTTTATACTTGACCGAGAGAATACTATATGAGAATAGAATTGGAACCGGGTTAATAATTGTTTACTAGTTAAAAACTTGTTGCAGCTTTATGGTaacttataattattaatcaatGCAGTTTATGATTTCTCTCATAATTAATCTTTTGATTAAAATTCGGAAGCTTTTTAGGATTATCTACCATTATTCGACAAAAGAACTAACTATTCTCAGAACGCGCGCCCAACTGTTACCCACAATTTTTTTCCCCTTCCCACACGTATAAGTTTATAATTTTGAGGTTGGTACCGTAATTGCCattctcaatcatttttttttagttaaaaaaacttGCATCATACTTTTAGCTAGAACACCCAGAGAAAACAACAAATTATAAGTCTGATGATTAAGTACAAGGGAGTACTATCACCAATAGAGTATTGTGGTACCCTTCCGTAACAATATTTTAACTTTGCtgataagaaaacaaaatataagggTCTCACTAATTAGCCCTAAGAAAAAACAGTTCCTTTTGTAAGTTTTTTCGAAATCAAGATAGGGGCTTATGCATAATTCTTTCCCATTAATTAGGATAGGAAAATGTTAACAGTACACTTTCCCGTGAACTCTTtaatttagtattattattaatttaaatttacaaaataatgtgTATGATTTACTAGTATTAGATAGAAATGAAATTCGCATGATATTGCGAGTCATAACaactttaaccaataaaaaatgttaCGTAATACTACTACTATATATGTTGCTAGCTATtagatagaaaatgaaattcccCATTAGTGTATTATTGCTTGCTCGACTGCATACTGGTATATACTGTAGTTTTGCACATTGGATCAGTAACCTAAGACGGCAGAAATAAATATATGCAtggtagttttataattaatgtCATTAGAATGTACAGTAACACTTCCTCATACTGCATAacgttttagaaaaataaattattctagaataaatgttattttataaaattaatgttgtattaaatatttttttaaatactatcCTTAATCAATACTTACTaggataaaaagaataaataagtcattaattagagaaataaaatatatattaggaaGTTAACTAATACtttatatgaaatttaataaattaattatatttataatgctTGTGTTAAAGCCTTAAATGTCATATAGGAATGAAGGAAGTATAAATTAGCGATATTACTTTGATTAAtggtacatatatttttttgtcggTAAAAATCGAAGACAAAGAATTTACAATTCACATGTTTTTCTAGTTAATGAATTGAACTAGACTTCTGACAATGATATTCATATATTTCGGTTCAATGCTAGTAGTTTAAACCAATAATTATCCAGGCAGTCACTGTAAATTTATACAGGGACAATTTGCCTCTTTGAGGGGCTCTCTAACAAACTAGTGGGGATTGGTGTCTTTAAACAAGTACTCGTTATTAATGTTGAGAAATTGTAATGAGATTGatgaattaattaaacatttaataTGAAACAAGTGTCAAGTGATAAACATTTGCTGGTGGATTATTCTTGTTATAAGAATAATAATTATCCTGTTGTACAGGTAATATAAGCATAAAAGAaactttaaaaatgatataaaagagaagaagattCCAACAATGAGTGAAACAAAAGATAGTGACACAAGTTTAGAGCACCAATGAAGCTAGGTAAAAGAGAGAgggaagaagagagagagacgATTTTGTTGCCCTTTCTAGAGTTGGAATTGTTTAAGCCTGAAGCTCACGGTTTGTCTAGGAATACTGTATAATTGTCATTTAACAAATATTTCATAACTTTCAATCACTTTCTTCTGTCTAGTATAGGCACCAACATGTAGACCTCACCCAAATGGCCAAATGGAAAATTGAGGCCCCACTCTCAACCCAAGCTAATTATAACACCCCAATAAAAAgccatcaaataaaataaaaattgcgtAAAGAAAACTTTTTTGGGGGCCTGGAGTAGGAGGGGGATTGGACAAATTAAACGGTcttaatcttgattcttgatcaAGTTGAGAATGTAACCAAACAAGCGAATTGTTATttgcaagaaagaaagaaaaaacattaatttctgTTCCATGAAAATGCCATGTGCTTTCTAAACCTCTCcactataattttaaaataagacttTTTTCTCTCATCGAAGGGTTTATTATATATCTTGGTTTATGTTGTTTAACACAAATTACTTGTAGTTTTAAATGTTTATTCAGTTTGTAGAGAAGTTAAACTTGATTTGTTTGCTCAAATTTATCGTCACTTACGTTGAAAGTTAatgtatttatgaaaaattgggCTGTAAAGGAtttcacttttatatatatatatatatatatatatatatattattttgagaaACACTCATATATTTTTATCGGATAGAGGATATATAGTATCatgcaaaatattaattatcccaaaaaaaatattatatgctaAATTTAAGAGTAGTTTATAATTGTGCTAGAGAAATAACATATGCaggttaattaatatttatatggaTTGGCATATCTTTGTACCTTTTCAATataccattattttttttttggcaaaaaatGATAGCctgacaaacaaaaaacaaaatgctACCCCATCACATTATGTGTTGTTCAATAGGCATATGGACTaattaaaatgactaaaataatttaatgtggaaagtaaaaaaatcaaaaccctCAAATTatataaggactaaaacaaccaaaataattaatgagaacttaaaaacaaaatacccAAATTATAATGaaaccaaaataattttatgggggttaaaaaaataaaatatgcactACTTCAAAAAAGACATTCAATTAcctaagttaaaaagtcttttaaattgattttgaactGATATTTTATATCCATCAATGTTGAAAGTCAAATACTTTTagcattaatttttaaactgaggttgaaaacacatttttatggaactaaaaaataaaacactcaATTTATAGGATTATTTTTAAACCTAAACTCATTTGAGCCATATCGCAACCCAGAACCATGAGCTCTTTTTAGTAATGCAATTTGAGATTTTCACCAACCACGAAGACCGAGGGCAAAACAAGATTTGATAAGAGCCCCTTAGTCTTTGCATTTGTCATTTGGGAGTAACAAAGCCAACTACATTAATTCTCTAATCCAACACATCAGGTTCTTTGATGCAACATGTTGGTTACATGCCACCATCGAAGTAGAATAGCCATCGTCACTAATTGGTCAGGTggacaaagagaagaaagaagaggatgtCACAGCTAGTGTCTCCTTTCTAgcccaaaaataataatgataacatCATATATAGGAAATGCAGAGAACTTTGACATTCTTGGCTTCATGGAGAAGTACTTGGATTTGGTGGAAGAAAAAATAGCTAAGTACAACTCAAGTGAATGCAAAGCCAAATGGGGAAATATAGTGGAGGATGATTCGTGGTTGGTGTAAACTACATATCACATCACTAAAAGAGCTCATGATTCTGAGTTGCAGTTTTGCTCGAACAATTTAGGTTCTGGGTTGGTTCACTTATTGTGGTAGCTTCTATGGTTGGAATGGAAGGAAAAGACATATGGTAGAAGGATAAAACAAAGGATTTGTAATGATGGTGGTGAATGAgggattttaattttgttttttattttaatttgagttaaatatcttttttagtcCCTGTtaggtattttattttttaaccctcataaaattattttagtcatttaatCCATATAATTTaggtattttacttttttattgcctataaaattatgtttttgattTTAATGACTATACCTACCTGGAAGACAAGTGATCCAATAACATGACACATATGTCTATGTGGATAACTCATGGTGCAATTTGTTGCACTTTATTTGTCATatcatattttaacaaaatttcaataaatatagaaattaattaaaaaatacaaaaaaatgtttcaaagactaaaaggtctaaataattttatagagtaaaaatacaaaataccaaaattataagggctaatttaaaaatatatttaaaccaaaaaattacaacatatagttatatatatatatatatatatatatatatacgtacTCTATAAAATTAAGGGTGACCAAATTCAAGCCTTACAATGTTTAACTTAACCTTGTCTATTTCTATCCTACATCAAATAAAACTTAACAAATTCATTGCCACAACTTTTAGTAAATAGAATTGTTATTACATTATCGCAATTATGAAATTGAAACTATATAACTACTACAAAATTCAGATCCTACAACAAGATTGTGGATTGATTgcaaaaataacttataaaaacaaacacatATAACAAGGTTTGGAGGAAGGATTGTTGAGTTTAAAGGACAGAATGACGAAGGAGTAAAGCTCTCCAACACCATCTTCGTCACATCCGAAACAACGTCGTGAATCTTAATGAAGTTCAAGACATATCTAGTTCCGATCTTGTCAAATCATTCACATCTAGGATTGGCATTCGCATTTAACAAACGCgaatgaaaaatattacattggttctaaatagaattaatattgaataaaattttcttacttCAATTCTTTTagaccaaaaattaaaattctaactTTTTACATCATTTGAATTTATATCGTCAAAATAATAGCTAGGtgtaaaactttatttttaatcgAGGTTAAATGTCCAAAATGCAATTgtgtaaaagataatttattatatttttttttcaaaaaatgactttttattatgaataatcATGTAAATAACGTTGTTAGATGACGATAATAAGAagttaagattttaaatttcaattagcATAAGAAGactaaattattgaaataagaTTTATGAGTTGTGTTTATAAAATTGTAAACATGTTAGCAAGGACGGATCCACACAATAAATATCAGTGTggctaaaatataaaagaaattatagactaaaatatattgaaaataagaaataatgttgtttaaggAAATGTATTTACAATAAAAATCGTCTACTATCCATTTTTGAAAATGAGCTAAAATAACATCATTGTTGATTGTTCCAAGAACATCTCTTTCTATAAAAGTTACATGACGATCATTTAATCATTGATCATCTATTTTGTTACATAGCTGACTCTTCACAAACTTCATAGCTGAAAAAACACGTTTCACACTTGCAGTTGCTACCGGCAAAACTAAAGCCAACTTTAGAAACctataaactatatcaaatgtgttgcactttttt
This region includes:
- the LOC114382116 gene encoding LOB domain-containing protein 29-like, which gives rise to MTGSGSPCGACKFLRRKCVRGCVFAPYFCHEQGATHFAAIHKVFGASNVSKLLAHLPVSDRCEAAVTISYEAQARLQDPIYGCVSHIFALQQQVVNLQAQLAYLKEQAAQSCLDGSINENPSEKLFEKSSSALPQDLQSWFNQVGNSNLGPEFLPNMCTNLSTQHYGNNALMEDLNPIGINYETSGAMEGNNSSSFDDSSNNYSMSYDMQTNRRTWGFHEVEDLHSVAFGYGTRSHS